A single window of Neurospora crassa OR74A linkage group VII, whole genome shotgun sequence DNA harbors:
- a CDS encoding cytochrome P450 monooxygenase encodes MLQELLSLAQGPYALPILAASLVAYLLVSITITYRRLSHFPGPFLASFSPLFMLKVLFSGHHADGYSRLNQQYQSPLVRIGTTDLITDDPAIIRHMNGARSAWGRSNWYRAMTLDPRGGSLFDEPNTKTHDLFKARLSFGYSGRENPGLEGDIDEVIGMLIQYIKSRYISDDERGVLKRMDLAKVTQFFTLDVITRIAYGKEFGWLKTDKDQFEWTSTVIKAVPANSLIAELPLLQKIFLSKWFLQWFGPKHSDANGMGRVMGMAREMVAKRFGEKAEDRKDMLGSFVRHGIEQQACEVEVLFQILAGSDTTAVAIRSTFFHLATSKKAYVRLLEEIDRAVKEGEVSSPIRAEEAKHLEYLQACVYEGLRMQAPFSGLCMKSPPKGGDFINGMFIPEGTRVGHNFGGLIRRRDVFGEDADVFRPERWLNAEPAKRLEMQQTTEMVFGYGRWACLGKPVALMELSKVFFEFFRRFDLQLVEPKNPWHEFNVNMCFQSDLWVKITERFPEGEKV; translated from the exons ATGCTCCAAGAACTCCTTTCCCTCGCCCAAGGGCCCTACGCCCTACCCATCCTGGCCGCCTCTCTTGTGGCCTACCTCTTGgtctccatcaccatcacctacCGGCGCCTCTCCCACTTCCCGGGCCCCTTCctcgcctccttctcccccctTTTTATGCTGAAGGTGTTGTTCTCGGGTCACCACGCCGACGGCTACAGCCGCCTCAACCAGCAATACCAATCTCCCCTCGTACGCATCGGCACTACAGACCTCATCACCGATGACCCGGCCATTATCCGGCACATGAACGGGGCCCGCTCTGCCTGGGGCCGATCAAACTGGTACCGCGCCATGACGCTCGACCCGCGCGGTGGTTCACTATTCGATGAGCCCAACACAAAGACGCACGACTTGTTCAAGGCACGCTTATCTTTCGGGTACAGTGGGCGCGAGAACCCGGGTTTGGAAGGCGATATCGACGAGGTAATCGGCATGCTGATTCAGTATATCAAGTCCCGCTACATCTCGGATGACGAGCGGGGCGTCCTGAAGAGGATGGACCTGGCTAAGGTGACGCAATTCTTCACTTTGGACGTGATCACGCGCATCGCGTACGGGAAGGAGTTCGGCTGGCTGAAGACGGACAAGGATCAGTTTGAGTGGACGAGCACGGTCATAAAGGCGGTGCCGGCCAATAGCCTGATAGCGGAACTCCCGCTGCTGCAGAAGATCTTTTTGTCCAAGTGGTTCTTGCAGTGGTTTGGGCCGAAGCATAGTGACGCGAATGGTATGGGGAGGGTCATGGGCATGGCGAGGGAGATGGTGGCGAAAAGGTTTGgcgagaaggcggaggatcGCAAGGACATGTTGGGGAGCTTTGTTAGGCATGGCATTGAGCAGCAGGCGTGCGAGGTCGAGGTCCTGTTCCAAATTCTAGCGGGCAGCGACACGACGGCAGTGGCGATCAGGTCGACCTTTTTCCATTTGGCGACGAGCAAGAAGGCGTATGTGCGGTTGCTGGAGGAAATCGACAGGGCGGttaaggagggggaggtttCGAGCCCCATCAGAGCCGAAGAGGCGAAGCACTTGGAGTACTTGCAGGCATGCGTCTATGAAGGACTGCGCATGCAAGCACCTTTCTCCGGGTTATGCATGAAGTCACCACCCAAGGGCGGAGACTTCATCAACGGCATGTTCATTCCCGAGGGCACTCGCGTTGGCCACAACTTTGGCGGCCTGATCCGGAGAAGAGATGTCTTTGGCGAAGATGCCGACGTCTTCCGCCCCGAGAGATGGCTGAATGCCGAGCCGGCCAAGAGGCTGGAGATGCAGCAGACCACCGAGATGGTGTTTGGCTATGGCAGGTGGGCGTGCTTGGGCAAGCCTGTGGCGCTGATGGAGTTGAGCAAGGTGTTTTTCGAG TTCTTCCGTCGCTTCGATCTCCAGCTCGTGGAGCCCAAGAACCCGTGGCATGAATTCAATGTCAACATGTGCTTCCAGTCCGACTTGTGGGTCAAGATCACGGAGCGGTTCCcggagggggagaaggtCTAG